A genomic segment from Chitinophaga flava encodes:
- a CDS encoding ROK family transcriptional regulator — protein sequence MARNNSFLSDLYNEEITGVAYKNLQLKKSILSWFANQGSTTIADLSKVLNVSSPKIAELINELIEAGLVKDYGKTESTVGRRPNLYGLESNSLFFLGVEVKNTHINIGLLNFQKELVKFQEKIPYELSNTEASLDELCRLINQFIKELKGVARKISGICINLSGRINYRTGYSYSYFYFNEEPLTRVIESKVGIKTYVENDSRSMAYGEFCSGVVKNEKNVIFINADYGIALGVMINGELYYGKSGFAGEFGHIPFFDNEILCHCGKKGCLETETSGQALIRQFRQRLKEGATSSITKKIPNVKDITLEDILDAANHDDTLAIELIASIGEKLGKGIAILINLYNPELIILGGALSGTGEAIFLPLRSAINKYSLSLVNNDTQYKLSRLGSKAGVIGASLLARNKLFDML from the coding sequence ATGGCAAGGAACAATTCATTTCTCAGCGACCTGTATAATGAAGAAATAACGGGGGTGGCCTACAAAAATCTGCAATTAAAGAAGAGCATTCTATCATGGTTTGCCAACCAGGGCAGCACTACGATTGCTGATCTAAGCAAGGTGTTGAATGTGAGTTCACCTAAAATTGCGGAGCTGATCAATGAACTGATAGAAGCTGGTCTGGTAAAGGATTACGGCAAAACAGAATCGACTGTAGGCCGGCGGCCTAACCTCTACGGGCTGGAATCCAATTCCCTGTTTTTTCTGGGTGTGGAAGTAAAAAACACCCATATCAACATTGGTTTGCTCAACTTTCAGAAGGAGCTGGTGAAGTTTCAGGAGAAGATACCTTATGAGCTTAGCAATACAGAAGCCTCGCTGGACGAGCTTTGCCGGCTGATCAACCAGTTTATCAAAGAGTTGAAAGGGGTTGCCCGCAAGATTTCCGGTATCTGTATCAACCTGTCTGGCCGTATCAACTATCGTACAGGGTATAGTTACAGTTATTTTTATTTCAACGAGGAGCCGCTTACCCGGGTGATTGAGAGTAAGGTGGGCATCAAAACCTATGTGGAAAACGATTCCAGGTCTATGGCGTATGGAGAGTTCTGCAGCGGGGTTGTTAAAAACGAGAAGAACGTCATTTTTATCAATGCTGATTATGGTATAGCCCTCGGCGTTATGATCAACGGAGAGTTATATTATGGCAAATCCGGCTTTGCCGGGGAGTTTGGCCACATACCCTTTTTTGATAATGAGATCCTGTGTCATTGCGGCAAAAAGGGCTGTCTGGAAACAGAGACCTCAGGCCAGGCATTAATACGGCAGTTCCGGCAGCGGTTGAAAGAAGGGGCCACTTCGAGCATCACCAAAAAAATTCCGAATGTAAAGGATATCACCCTTGAAGATATTCTGGATGCAGCCAACCACGATGACACGCTGGCCATCGAGCTGATTGCCAGCATCGGGGAAAAGCTGGGTAAGGGTATCGCCATTCTGATCAACCTGTATAACCCGGAGCTGATCATTCTCGGCGGGGCCTTGTCGGGCACGGGCGAAGCCATATTCCTTCCTTTGAGAAGTGCTATCAATAAATATTCCCTCAGCCTTGTCAACAATGACACGCAGTACAAATTGTCCAGGCTGGGCAGCAAAGCAGGCGTAATCGGTGCTTCCCTGCTGGCCCGCAATAAGTTGTTTGATATGTTATGA
- a CDS encoding bestrophin family protein, translating to MLLKKNIPLKYVFGKIRYEILLVAIYTMAINTLYYRFDFTNISIPIAVPMVLGTVLSLLLAFRSNQAYDRWWEARTIWGAIVNDSRSLTRQVLSLMDATYQSEELAHFQERFVKRQAAWCFSLGQALRKTDPLKGLDRLLTRRELNHLMKYDNVPAALLLLHGKDLKLALDNGWINQYQQMCMDETLSRLTDSMGRCERIKNTVFPATYSLYTHFTLIFFILLLPFALIDVMGFMEIPLVIAIASSFLLIEKMGINLQDPFENKPTDTPVTTIARNIEKDLRQMLQEQYEPQEDMLVTQKYYVL from the coding sequence ATGTTACTAAAGAAGAATATCCCCTTAAAATATGTATTTGGTAAAATACGTTACGAAATCCTGCTGGTGGCCATTTATACCATGGCGATCAACACATTGTACTACCGTTTTGATTTTACCAATATCAGTATTCCTATAGCTGTTCCGATGGTATTGGGCACTGTTTTGTCTTTGCTGCTGGCTTTCCGGTCCAACCAGGCGTACGATCGCTGGTGGGAAGCCAGGACCATCTGGGGCGCTATTGTCAACGATTCACGTTCCCTGACGAGGCAGGTCCTGAGTTTGATGGATGCAACATATCAGTCGGAAGAGCTGGCCCATTTCCAGGAACGATTTGTAAAGCGGCAGGCAGCCTGGTGTTTTAGTCTTGGCCAGGCACTACGAAAAACCGATCCGTTAAAAGGTTTGGACAGGTTGTTAACAAGGAGGGAGTTAAATCATTTGATGAAATATGATAACGTGCCGGCTGCCTTGTTGCTTTTACATGGTAAAGACCTCAAACTGGCGCTGGACAATGGCTGGATCAACCAGTACCAGCAGATGTGTATGGACGAAACATTGTCCAGGCTTACTGATTCCATGGGTAGATGTGAAAGGATCAAAAACACGGTGTTTCCGGCTACTTATAGCCTGTATACGCACTTTACGCTGATCTTTTTTATACTCCTGCTGCCTTTTGCGCTGATAGATGTGATGGGTTTTATGGAGATACCACTGGTGATTGCGATTGCTTCTTCTTTCCTGCTGATAGAGAAGATGGGTATCAATCTGCAGGACCCTTTCGAAAATAAACCTACAGATACGCCGGTGACAACCATTGCACGCAATATTGAAAAAGACCTGCGGCAGATGTTGCAGGAACAATATGAGCCACAGGAAGACATGCTCGTAACGCAAAAGTATTATGTATTGTAA
- a CDS encoding DUF1266 domain-containing protein codes for MNSQQYMQMYWQQLKNMGLNNDALEMYRQQMEQAMNGSLNPFNENLKQFNQFFTGDDADEEALCREPEAVRLNPASLLTSEQQWAVACGADLAFLNGQYLNDISTGITRHECRQLLSEWWDIDSTEELTEMFDWLRDSGHRIEYDIILQALNSVSMKESKAFLREYIIANELEEAVVMERLRNTRDALELFRKKQLIYDKLQPDMLIWDFARIINLARAGFDAGYISYEQALQEIMECVPAIKRTYSSWKHLSLSYQFARCVWNGVEEDSFQALQNNMDYLLQATDSPWVLLPWKG; via the coding sequence ATGAATTCCCAGCAGTATATGCAAATGTACTGGCAACAGCTCAAGAATATGGGCCTGAACAATGATGCGCTTGAGATGTACCGCCAGCAAATGGAACAGGCCATGAACGGCTCTCTGAACCCATTTAACGAAAACTTAAAACAGTTCAACCAGTTCTTCACCGGCGATGATGCTGATGAAGAAGCGCTCTGCCGCGAACCGGAAGCAGTACGACTAAACCCCGCCAGCCTCCTGACATCTGAACAGCAATGGGCCGTCGCCTGTGGGGCCGATCTGGCCTTCCTCAACGGGCAATACCTCAACGATATCTCCACCGGTATCACCAGACACGAATGCCGGCAGCTGTTGTCAGAATGGTGGGATATCGACAGTACGGAAGAACTGACCGAAATGTTCGACTGGCTGCGCGACAGCGGCCACCGCATAGAATACGATATCATCCTGCAGGCACTCAATAGTGTGTCCATGAAGGAAAGCAAGGCTTTCCTGCGGGAATACATTATTGCCAATGAGCTGGAAGAAGCGGTAGTGATGGAGAGGCTCCGCAATACCCGCGATGCACTGGAGCTTTTCAGAAAGAAACAACTGATATACGACAAACTGCAACCCGATATGCTGATATGGGATTTCGCCCGCATCATCAACCTGGCCCGTGCCGGTTTTGATGCCGGTTATATCAGCTATGAACAGGCATTACAGGAAATTATGGAATGTGTGCCTGCCATCAAACGTACCTACAGCTCCTGGAAACATTTGTCCTTATCCTACCAGTTTGCCCGCTGTGTATGGAATGGGGTAGAGGAAGACAGCTTCCAGGCCTTGCAGAACAACATGGACTACCTGTTACAAGCCACAGACAGCCCCTGGGTGCTACTTCCCTGGAAAGGATAA